A stretch of Argiope bruennichi chromosome 10, qqArgBrue1.1, whole genome shotgun sequence DNA encodes these proteins:
- the LOC129989087 gene encoding uncharacterized protein LOC129989087 has product MNSCGDDLLDLDFDPDVLIQLLGKLSLENIPSDISDTLSSLENRTDENECKNGANAQNCIFSLNGENCQIESVSKKQDSDVLQGATASPNLHEDDKSNFLPVLGLVSDISEALCEHKRTESLLQCTASDNLNSLPNNLEHKENQNSSSDLSDDCSAAVQQQNKIKKDLKTSSYEVDDYKQNVPPWFSLDSVASKSFSYYPLFREQGKVFDIQLGDINNIKSELDKLPFLTSDNYQKSTHSDVAFNQECDSNDSSYDSLILPKQNFESASKSPTSLDSGYDTSSTISPSPPLLVNTKTSDSPEHFDETSDEELENIVATIVEVENSLLLLEASPSSANVPVLKDAKNEEDHKERLLNFLKEPASVDSVQVSVIVSSDENSSPLGTFEESFHRKVASALNLNTTKRSPHSSRKSPLKAKDRILGYELKYVSKNDNGHLVVFTKGKHFERNKILKQIQDDERRNQKKIKFIQIIDKRIKRTATDDRENNKKRRRLLSNKEEIQLKDVCLKCEH; this is encoded by the exons ATGAACTCTTGTGGAGATGATCTTTTAGATTTGGATTTTGATCCTGATGTTTTAATACAACTTTTAGGTAAATTAAGTTTAGAAAACATTCCAAGTGATATCTCGGACACTTTATCTTCCCTGGAGAATCGGACTgatgaaaatgaatgcaaaaatggTGCTAATGCACAAAACTGCATCTTTAGTTTAAATGGAGAAAACTGTCAAATTGAATCTGTTTCGAAAAAACAAGATAGTGATGTGTTACAAGGTGCTACTGCCTCTCCAAATTTACATGAGGacgataaaagtaattttttacctGTCCTTGGCTTAGTATCTGATATTTCTGAAGCTTTATGTGAACACAAAAGAACTGAATCGTTACTTCAGTGCACAGCATCTGATAATCTTAATAGTTTACCAAATAATTTAGAAcacaaagaaaatcaaaattcatcaTCTGACTTGTCTGATGATTGTTCAGCTGCAGTTcagcagcaaaataaaattaaaaaggactTAAAAACGTCAAGTTATGAAGTAGATGATTATAAGCAAAATGTACCTCCATGGTTTTCTTTAGATTCTGTAGCTAGTAAATCATTCAGCTATTATCCTTTGTTTAGAGAGCAAGGAAAAGTTTTTGATATTCAGTTGggtgatattaataatattaaatctgaatTGGACAAGTTACCATTTCTTACCTCTGATAATTATCAGAAGTCCACACATAGTGATGTTGCTTTTAATCAAGAATGTGACAGCAATGACTCTTCTTATGATTCTTTAATCCTTCCAAAGCAGAATTTTGAATCTGCAAGTAAATCACCTACCAGTCTAGACAGTGGTTACGACACATCTAGTACTATATCTCCTTCTCCTCCTCTTCTTGTAAATACTAAAACCTCTGACTCACCTGAGCATTTTGATGAAACTTCTGATGAGGAACTAGAAAATATCGTTGCTACTATAGTTGaagttgaaaattctttattgctTTTAGAAGCTTCTCCTAGTAGTGCAAATGTTCCTGTGCTTAAAGATGCAAAAAATGAGGAAGATCACAAGGAAAgacttttaaattttctcaagGAACCTGCTTCAGTGGATTCAGTACAAGTATCTGTTATTGTGTCCAGTGATGAAAATTCTAGTCCTTTAGGGACTTTTGAAGAAAGCTTTCATCGGAAAGTTGCAagtgctttaaatttaaatactaccAAAAGATCTCCACATTCATCTAGGAAATCTCCACTGAAAGCTAAAGATAGGATATTAGGTTATGAACTTAA gtatgtttcaaaaaatgataaCGGGCATCTAGTTGTTTTTACgaaaggaaaacattttgaacgaaataagaTTCTAAAACAGATTCAAGATGATGAAAGAagaaatcagaagaaaataaaattcatacaaattatCGACAAAAGGATTAAACGAAC
- the LOC129987415 gene encoding anaphase-promoting complex subunit 13-like, translated as MYFCRRMDSNVSRNGRLIDIVDGAWRDEKLPDESIAVPAAELPDPEPDNGNPQETLREQEQKWTDLALNKIHRITPTIPL; from the exons ATGTATTTTTGCAGAAG GATGGATAGCAATGTTAGTCGAAATGGGAGACTCATTGACATTGTTGACGGTGCATGGCGTGATGAGAAGCTCCCTGATGAATCCATAGCCGTTCCTGCTGCGGAACTCCCAGATCCTGAGCCAGATAATGGAAATCCCCAAGAGACTCTTCGTGAGCAAGAGCAAAAGTGGACAGATTTGGCCTTGAATAAGATACACAGAATAACTCCTACAATTCCTCTGTAA